In Halomarina salina, one DNA window encodes the following:
- a CDS encoding D-2-hydroxyacid dehydrogenase, producing MTDLLVRRHSVHGMPVESYVEELRDRLPEHDVRLARTPEEEREGIVDATAVTGTDIDESLLDRAEDLRLFAGMYAGYGHLPMDTLRERDVAVTTASGVHGPNVAEHAVASVLAFVREFPTAFDRQRDHEWRHFQGHELAGSTVTVVGLGAIGQGVVQRLKGFDVTTIGVRRHPDDGGPTDEVVGPDALHDALARTDYLVLACPLTDETRGLVDSEAFGTLPPEAVLVNVARGAVVDTDALVSALRSNEIRGAALDVTDPEPLPADHPLWGLSNVLVTPHNSGHTPNYFNRLADIVAENLQRVEETGRYEDLRNQVA from the coding sequence ATGACCGACCTGCTCGTCCGCCGCCACAGCGTCCACGGGATGCCCGTGGAGTCGTACGTCGAGGAACTGCGCGACCGACTCCCGGAGCACGATGTTCGACTGGCTCGGACCCCCGAGGAGGAGCGGGAGGGTATCGTCGACGCGACGGCGGTGACCGGCACGGACATCGACGAGTCGCTGCTGGACCGCGCCGAGGACCTCCGCCTGTTCGCCGGGATGTACGCCGGCTACGGTCACCTCCCGATGGACACCCTTCGGGAGCGGGACGTCGCGGTCACGACCGCCTCGGGCGTCCACGGGCCGAACGTCGCCGAGCACGCCGTCGCATCCGTCCTCGCGTTCGTCCGGGAGTTCCCGACGGCGTTCGACCGCCAGCGCGACCACGAGTGGCGACACTTCCAGGGCCACGAACTCGCCGGGTCCACGGTCACCGTCGTCGGCCTGGGTGCCATCGGGCAGGGCGTCGTCCAGCGCCTGAAGGGGTTCGACGTGACGACCATCGGTGTCCGTCGCCACCCCGACGACGGCGGGCCGACCGACGAGGTGGTCGGCCCCGACGCGCTCCACGACGCGCTGGCCCGCACCGACTACCTCGTGCTGGCGTGCCCGCTCACCGACGAGACGCGCGGTCTCGTCGACAGCGAGGCGTTCGGGACGCTGCCGCCCGAGGCCGTCCTCGTCAACGTCGCGCGCGGGGCCGTCGTGGACACCGACGCCCTCGTCTCGGCGCTGCGCTCCAACGAGATTCGCGGCGCGGCACTGGACGTGACCGACCCCGAACCGCTCCCCGCCGACCACCCGCTGTGGGGGCTCTCGAACGTCCTCGTCACGCCGCACAACTCGGGCCACACGCCGAACTACTTCAATAGACTCGCGGATATCGTCGCGGAGAACCTCCAGCGCGTCGAGGAGACGGGCCGCTACGAGGACCTCCGCAACCAGGTCGCGTGA
- a CDS encoding helix-turn-helix transcriptional regulator: protein MTAREQVAFLVGSEHRVATMEALRDGSARPCELEESLSASRATVQRALSGLDERDWVDKHDGKYRLTGAGTFVLRAYHDLADVVETADEVGEPLSLLDTATDDLPIAALRSATATTATATTPHAPIERYASLLERTDIDELRGICPVLSPVFNEVHRPLFEAGVPIELVIDEETLAAAEELTPENHTVALESDSFTLYVADEALDFGASLFGDSAMVAAYDDQGRFRASLDSTDDALVDWTADLFEGYRDRAHVLETA, encoded by the coding sequence ATGACTGCGCGCGAGCAGGTCGCGTTCCTCGTCGGGTCCGAACACCGCGTCGCTACGATGGAGGCGCTCCGGGACGGGTCGGCCCGACCGTGCGAACTGGAAGAGAGTCTGTCGGCGTCGCGGGCGACCGTCCAGCGAGCACTGAGCGGCCTCGACGAGCGGGACTGGGTCGACAAACACGACGGGAAGTATCGCCTCACGGGAGCCGGGACGTTCGTCCTCCGGGCCTACCACGACCTCGCGGACGTGGTCGAGACGGCCGACGAGGTGGGAGAGCCACTGTCGTTGCTCGACACGGCGACCGACGACCTCCCCATCGCCGCCCTCCGGTCGGCGACAGCCACCACGGCGACTGCCACGACCCCGCACGCACCTATCGAGCGGTACGCGTCGCTCCTGGAGCGAACCGATATCGACGAGCTTCGAGGCATCTGTCCCGTGTTGAGCCCGGTGTTCAACGAGGTCCATCGACCCCTGTTCGAGGCGGGCGTGCCCATCGAACTCGTCATCGACGAGGAGACGCTGGCCGCCGCGGAGGAACTGACGCCGGAGAACCACACCGTGGCGCTGGAGTCCGACTCGTTCACGCTCTACGTCGCCGACGAGGCACTCGACTTCGGCGCGTCGCTGTTCGGCGACTCCGCGATGGTCGCCGCGTACGACGACCAGGGGCGGTTCAGAGCATCGCTCGACTCGACTGACGACGCGCTGGTGGACTGGACGGCGGACCTCTTCGAGGGGTATCGCGACCGGGCGCACGTCCTCGAAACCGCCTGA
- a CDS encoding alcohol dehydrogenase catalytic domain-containing protein translates to MRAAAFTDLVGPDGVSVIEQPDPEPAPGEAVVSVEACSINRHDLWILEGDSAMVDADDLPFVSGLDVAGTVERIGEDVTGVAPGDRVVLCPNRTCGTCQFCREGPENLCETFSLYHGGLAEEARVRADRLVPLPDDVGAVEAAALPTAYVTAYHMLRRIEAGPSDLVFVPGATGGVGVAGVQLAATLGARSVGTSSSRAKLDRLESLGLDHAVESTDPDEIRDAVTDVGTVDGVLNHLGGAYTQLGLDVVRRGGRMAVCGRTAGGTSEIDITDLFLGHKRVIGSTMGTQGDLETLVGLVAEGALTPEIDGTYALDETGAAFEAMQERESVGKIVVTP, encoded by the coding sequence ATGCGCGCCGCAGCCTTCACCGACCTCGTCGGCCCCGACGGCGTCTCGGTTATCGAACAGCCCGACCCCGAACCAGCGCCCGGAGAGGCGGTCGTCTCGGTCGAAGCCTGCTCCATCAACCGCCACGACCTCTGGATCCTGGAGGGCGACTCCGCGATGGTGGACGCGGACGACCTGCCGTTCGTCAGCGGCCTCGACGTCGCCGGAACCGTCGAGCGAATCGGCGAGGACGTCACCGGCGTCGCACCGGGGGACCGCGTCGTGCTCTGTCCCAACCGGACCTGTGGCACCTGCCAGTTCTGTCGGGAGGGTCCCGAGAACCTCTGCGAGACCTTCTCGCTCTACCACGGGGGGCTCGCCGAGGAAGCCCGCGTGCGGGCGGACCGCCTCGTACCGCTCCCGGACGACGTCGGTGCGGTCGAGGCGGCGGCCCTTCCGACGGCCTACGTGACCGCGTACCACATGCTCCGCCGTATCGAGGCCGGTCCGAGCGACCTCGTCTTCGTCCCCGGAGCGACCGGGGGCGTCGGCGTCGCCGGGGTGCAACTCGCGGCCACGCTCGGGGCGCGGAGCGTGGGGACCTCCTCCTCGCGTGCGAAACTCGACCGCCTCGAATCGCTCGGCCTCGACCACGCCGTCGAGAGCACCGACCCGGACGAGATTCGGGACGCGGTGACCGACGTCGGCACGGTCGACGGCGTCCTGAACCACCTCGGCGGGGCGTACACCCAGCTCGGGCTGGACGTCGTCCGGCGCGGCGGCCGGATGGCGGTCTGCGGCCGGACGGCCGGCGGCACCTCCGAGATAGACATCACCGACCTCTTCCTCGGGCACAAACGGGTCATCGGGAGTACGATGGGGACGCAGGGCGACCTGGAGACGCTCGTCGGCCTCGTCGCCGAGGGGGCGCTGACTCCCGAGATAGACGGGACGTACGCGCTCGACGAGACGGGCGCGGCGTTCGAGGCGATGCAGGAGCGCGAGAGCGTCGGAAAGATCGTCGTGACGCCGTAG
- a CDS encoding VOC family protein has product MDAIHVRLFVTDADASADWYVEQFGFEESWEFEAGDQRHVYVADGNGFELQLTETDGEEAIADADTFDHLALGVEDVDAAFEDIENHGVVKEPGDQPEAGARTAFVEDPDGNVVELVQPLD; this is encoded by the coding sequence ATGGACGCGATACACGTCAGACTGTTCGTCACCGACGCGGACGCGAGCGCCGACTGGTACGTCGAGCAGTTCGGGTTCGAGGAGTCCTGGGAGTTCGAGGCGGGGGACCAGCGTCACGTTTACGTCGCGGACGGGAACGGCTTCGAACTGCAGTTGACCGAGACAGACGGCGAGGAGGCCATCGCAGACGCGGACACGTTCGACCACCTCGCGCTGGGCGTCGAGGACGTCGACGCGGCGTTCGAGGACATCGAGAACCACGGCGTCGTGAAGGAGCCGGGCGACCAGCCAGAGGCGGGCGCGCGCACCGCGTTCGTCGAGGACCCGGACGGCAACGTCGTGGAACTCGTTCAGCCCCTCGACTGA
- a CDS encoding FAD-binding and (Fe-S)-binding domain-containing protein, protein MAAEDEPLQGGVPAASSRTLDLDRSDVEEYRQLANALRRVVKGEVAFDEYAQVLYATDGSIYKARPAGVVCPRDTADVQAAVRVAADYDVPVVPRGAGSSLAGQAVGPGCVVLDMTRYMDDVVDIDPDAQRATIQPGVVQDHLDAALEPHGLKFAPDPASSNRATVGGGIGNNSTGAHSVRYGITDAYTEELKVVLSDGSLVRTRDVVLDSEEYEDIVSRDTLEAHIYETVRALVDEHDEEIASRYPTLKRSVSGYNLHKVIRETDDGERVVNLSKLFVGAEGTLGVVAEATVSLVSVPEETALALYCFDDLVAAMEAVPEALRYDVSAVELMDDEVFRLAAESEGYSQYVEQIPEGTEAALMLEFDSELVPAEEATDTTDGEGETADEETVDGETGDDAVDAQRVAFEAAIGETNAHFVEDWETRSVSGSRTQSGDGDAFDVVEAYTEEAQADMWKLRKAAIPLLMSLEGDPKPYPFIEDATVPPDNLAAYVQEFKEVLQNHDTSAAYFAHAGSGTLHIRPILNLKQEEGIEKMHSITDDVTDLVLEYHGAFSGEHGDGMARTEFSPKMYGPELWSAFKELKTAFDPDWQFHPGNVVYRDGPDDVGPDSERGVGADNREHLRYGASYQSLEPQTTLDFSEEGGFSHLVELCNGCGTCRQTDSEVMCPTYRASKEEVQTTRGRANMLRAAISGDLPEEELYSDRFQQEVLDLCVGCKGCSSDCPTGVDLAKLKAEVKHQYHEEEGSGLREQVFANIDTLSRVGSALAPLSNVAPQVPGARAAMERTLGIAADRELPTFTRHTFVDWFDERGGSRVPYHEADHRVLLVPDTYTNYSYPEPGKAAVRVLEAAGCHVALPEHAGPTGRAAYSKGFLDLARDRAAANVDALAPRAREGWDVLFVEPSDAVMFQDEYRDLLAGEDVETLAESTYGVCTYLDETGLADELAFPDDSGAVSYHGHCNQKATNTDHYAMNVLLAAGYDVDRLDTTCCGMAGSFGYEAEHYGLSKAIGARLFEQVEASPGDRVCAPGASCRSQLGDRPGETMPPHPVELVAEALTDSGTSSGVEAGRDSERSLAGAVAGLVGRVGR, encoded by the coding sequence ATGGCCGCCGAGGACGAACCGCTGCAGGGCGGGGTGCCAGCCGCGTCGTCGCGGACGCTGGACCTCGACCGCAGTGACGTGGAAGAGTATCGACAACTCGCGAACGCGCTGCGGCGCGTCGTGAAGGGCGAGGTAGCGTTCGACGAGTACGCACAGGTGCTGTACGCGACGGACGGGAGTATCTACAAGGCCCGACCCGCGGGCGTCGTCTGCCCGCGCGACACCGCGGACGTGCAGGCCGCGGTCCGCGTGGCCGCCGACTACGACGTCCCGGTCGTCCCGCGTGGGGCCGGGTCGTCGCTCGCGGGGCAGGCCGTCGGTCCGGGCTGCGTCGTCCTCGACATGACGCGGTACATGGACGACGTCGTCGACATCGACCCCGACGCCCAGCGCGCGACGATCCAGCCGGGGGTCGTGCAGGACCACCTCGACGCAGCGCTCGAACCGCACGGGCTGAAGTTCGCCCCCGACCCCGCCTCCTCGAACCGGGCGACCGTCGGCGGCGGTATCGGCAACAACTCGACGGGCGCACACTCGGTGCGCTACGGTATCACCGACGCCTACACGGAGGAGTTGAAGGTCGTGCTCTCCGACGGGTCGCTCGTCAGAACGCGGGACGTGGTGCTCGACTCCGAGGAGTACGAGGACATCGTCTCACGGGACACGCTCGAAGCGCACATCTACGAGACGGTCCGCGCACTGGTCGACGAGCACGACGAGGAGATCGCCTCGCGCTACCCCACTCTCAAGCGCTCCGTCTCGGGCTACAACCTCCACAAGGTCATCCGGGAGACCGACGACGGCGAACGGGTCGTCAACCTCTCGAAACTGTTCGTGGGCGCGGAGGGGACGCTCGGCGTCGTCGCGGAGGCGACCGTCTCGCTCGTCTCGGTGCCCGAGGAGACGGCGCTGGCGCTGTACTGCTTCGACGACCTGGTCGCCGCGATGGAGGCGGTCCCGGAGGCCCTGCGGTACGACGTGAGCGCCGTCGAACTGATGGACGACGAGGTGTTCCGGCTGGCCGCCGAGTCCGAGGGCTACTCGCAGTACGTCGAGCAGATACCGGAGGGCACCGAGGCGGCCCTGATGCTGGAGTTCGACTCCGAACTCGTCCCGGCCGAGGAGGCCACCGACACTACCGACGGTGAGGGCGAGACGGCAGACGAAGAGACGGTCGACGGGGAGACGGGAGACGACGCCGTCGACGCCCAGCGCGTCGCGTTCGAGGCAGCCATCGGCGAGACGAACGCGCACTTCGTCGAGGACTGGGAGACACGGAGTGTCTCCGGCAGCCGGACGCAGTCCGGCGATGGCGACGCGTTCGACGTCGTCGAGGCGTACACGGAGGAGGCCCAGGCCGACATGTGGAAGCTCCGGAAGGCCGCGATTCCGCTCCTGATGAGCCTGGAGGGCGACCCGAAACCGTACCCGTTCATCGAGGACGCCACCGTGCCGCCGGACAACCTCGCGGCGTACGTTCAGGAGTTCAAGGAGGTACTCCAGAACCACGACACTTCGGCGGCGTACTTCGCTCACGCCGGGAGCGGGACGCTCCACATCCGGCCCATCCTCAACCTCAAGCAGGAGGAGGGCATAGAGAAGATGCACTCCATCACCGACGACGTCACCGACCTCGTGCTGGAGTACCACGGCGCGTTCTCGGGCGAACACGGCGACGGCATGGCCCGCACCGAGTTCAGCCCGAAGATGTACGGGCCGGAGCTCTGGAGCGCGTTCAAGGAGCTGAAGACGGCGTTCGACCCCGACTGGCAGTTCCACCCCGGCAACGTCGTCTACCGCGACGGCCCCGACGACGTGGGTCCGGATTCGGAGCGTGGGGTCGGAGCCGACAACCGCGAACACCTCCGGTACGGCGCGAGCTACCAGTCGCTCGAACCGCAGACGACGCTCGACTTCTCCGAGGAGGGCGGCTTCTCCCACCTCGTCGAACTGTGTAACGGCTGTGGCACCTGCCGACAGACCGACTCGGAGGTGATGTGCCCCACCTACCGCGCCTCCAAGGAGGAGGTCCAGACGACTCGCGGCCGGGCGAACATGCTCCGGGCGGCCATCTCGGGTGACCTGCCCGAAGAAGAGCTGTACTCCGACCGGTTCCAGCAGGAGGTGCTGGACCTCTGTGTCGGCTGCAAGGGCTGTTCGAGCGACTGCCCGACGGGCGTGGACCTCGCGAAACTCAAGGCCGAGGTCAAACACCAGTACCACGAGGAGGAGGGCTCGGGGCTCCGCGAGCAGGTGTTCGCCAACATCGACACCCTGTCGCGGGTCGGGAGCGCTCTCGCGCCGCTCTCGAACGTCGCGCCACAGGTGCCGGGCGCACGCGCCGCGATGGAGCGCACCCTGGGAATCGCCGCCGACCGCGAACTGCCGACGTTCACCCGCCACACGTTCGTAGACTGGTTCGACGAGCGCGGCGGGTCGCGGGTTCCGTACCACGAGGCCGACCACCGCGTCCTGCTGGTGCCCGACACGTACACGAACTACTCCTACCCCGAACCGGGGAAGGCGGCGGTTCGGGTGCTCGAAGCCGCAGGCTGTCACGTCGCCCTGCCCGAGCACGCGGGACCGACCGGCCGCGCCGCGTACTCCAAGGGCTTCCTCGACCTGGCGCGCGACCGGGCAGCGGCGAACGTCGACGCGCTCGCTCCCCGCGCTCGCGAGGGCTGGGACGTGCTGTTCGTCGAACCCTCCGACGCCGTGATGTTCCAGGACGAGTACCGCGACCTGCTGGCCGGCGAGGACGTCGAGACGCTCGCCGAGTCGACGTACGGCGTCTGTACGTACCTCGACGAGACGGGCCTCGCAGACGAACTGGCGTTCCCCGACGACTCGGGCGCGGTCTCATACCACGGCCACTGCAACCAGAAGGCGACGAACACCGACCACTACGCGATGAACGTCCTGCTCGCGGCGGGCTACGACGTCGACCGCCTCGACACGACGTGCTGTGGCATGGCCGGGAGTTTCGGCTACGAGGCCGAACACTACGGCCTCTCGAAGGCCATCGGCGCCCGCCTGTTCGAGCAGGTCGAGGCGTCGCCCGGCGACCGCGTCTGCGCGCCCGGCGCGTCGTGTCGCTCGCAACTCGGCGACCGGCCGGGCGAGACGATGCCGCCACACCCCGTCGAACTCGTCGCCGAGGCGCTGACGGACTCCGGTACCTCGTCGGGGGTCGAAGCGGGACGCGACAGTGAGCGGTCGCTCGCGGGTGCGGTCGCGGGGCTGGTCGGGCGAGTCGGCCGCTGA
- a CDS encoding NAD(P)/FAD-dependent oxidoreductase: MQQVDVAIVGGGPAGTAAAHAAATEGAEAVVFEKGVPRADRQELGPDSTDAAGILDYWVDMMDLGEPIPDWVKARELDAAEFIGPNETVTLRSTGVSSSYPNFGFTMHRSKFDDWMRERCEDAGAEYRVGTSVREVETDFGDPSHTVVLRDGTEVKADHLVLADGPQRTVTNRVLDPLLPDGSVDKLASTKANHIAYQEFREFPEEAFEEDRIKFWWGLMPGHTAYPWVFPNDGTVARVGLTMPIGMDLSTVPNRDQYRLLRAEDTRIPQGKVYLERLLELAYPEYDLEDFPLVTDRGKQNGTETYPISSTQPIESPTAVNIAVVGGAMGATSAFHEGGDHVAVRTGAIAGRMAANDTMRAYNSEWQHAIGDEVVRSLSFAELARGLGPDDWDREFAAARRIVEHGQEFNLGNSIRAGVSGASLFARYWRHRRRFRKGYVQIREDDYAV; this comes from the coding sequence ATGCAACAGGTGGACGTAGCCATCGTCGGCGGTGGCCCCGCTGGCACGGCGGCGGCGCACGCCGCGGCCACAGAGGGGGCCGAGGCGGTGGTGTTCGAGAAGGGCGTCCCCCGCGCGGACCGTCAGGAACTCGGTCCCGACTCGACGGACGCGGCGGGTATCCTCGACTACTGGGTCGACATGATGGACCTCGGCGAACCGATTCCGGACTGGGTGAAGGCCCGCGAACTCGACGCCGCGGAGTTCATCGGCCCGAACGAGACGGTGACGCTGCGCTCGACCGGCGTGTCGTCGTCGTACCCCAACTTCGGGTTCACGATGCACCGTTCGAAGTTCGACGACTGGATGCGCGAGCGCTGTGAGGACGCCGGCGCGGAGTACCGCGTCGGCACGAGCGTCCGCGAGGTCGAGACCGACTTCGGCGACCCCTCCCACACCGTCGTCCTCCGGGACGGCACCGAGGTCAAGGCCGACCACCTCGTCCTCGCCGACGGCCCCCAGCGCACGGTGACGAACCGGGTGCTCGACCCGCTCCTGCCCGACGGGAGCGTGGACAAACTCGCCTCGACGAAGGCCAACCACATCGCCTACCAGGAGTTCCGGGAGTTCCCCGAGGAGGCGTTCGAGGAGGACCGCATCAAGTTCTGGTGGGGCCTCATGCCCGGCCACACGGCGTACCCGTGGGTGTTCCCGAACGACGGCACGGTCGCTCGCGTCGGCCTGACGATGCCCATCGGGATGGACCTCTCGACGGTCCCGAACCGCGACCAGTACAGACTGCTCCGGGCGGAGGACACCCGCATCCCGCAGGGGAAGGTGTACCTCGAACGCCTGCTGGAACTGGCCTACCCCGAGTACGACCTGGAGGACTTCCCGCTGGTCACCGACCGAGGGAAACAGAACGGGACGGAGACGTACCCCATCTCCTCGACCCAGCCCATCGAGTCCCCGACCGCGGTGAACATCGCGGTCGTCGGCGGCGCGATGGGGGCGACGAGCGCGTTCCACGAAGGTGGCGACCACGTCGCGGTCCGCACGGGCGCGATAGCGGGTCGGATGGCCGCCAACGACACGATGCGGGCGTACAACAGCGAGTGGCAGCACGCCATCGGCGACGAGGTGGTCCGGAGCCTCTCGTTCGCGGAACTCGCGCGCGGCCTCGGCCCGGACGACTGGGACCGCGAGTTCGCGGCGGCGCGGCGCATCGTCGAGCACGGCCAGGAGTTCAACCTCGGGAACTCGATACGCGCGGGCGTCTCCGGCGCGAGCCTGTTCGCCCGCTACTGGCGACACCGCCGCCGGTTCCGCAAGGGGTACGTCCAGATACGCGAGGACGACTACGCGGTCTGA
- a CDS encoding glycosyltransferase family 87 protein gives MDRRTAPRLVLALGILVGLVPFARALFLEPWRFGYNYRVYHYTARAVLDGQPMYGVGYSAVDSFHYLYPPITVVGFAALSSLGELGGYLLHTAGTVAVGVALAWLVVRYVDGSPRQGGEDSDGGSTPATDAARPTALDGALVAGYVLCSVHAMPSLLYGQVNVHITAALALGVVWLEHDRGWASGTAFALAAFLKVFPALVGVWLLRRRAWRGVVAAVATALAGFGLGLLAFGADTTREYVDEVLLGQTRSAAFVGGIGPDAAYTTLLRPVSVLVPSLDPALMSVLALLLVAPVVAVTYRRLETRLDRLVAVYVTFVGMLLVVPAYPIYYVYTFFPQVALCYLLTGRARTLFLVGVAVTNVPLELSHLREYGPGLLGDGAQVLLTLLDGPLTLASVHLYGVLVTLLACLVYERERAERG, from the coding sequence ATGGACCGCCGGACCGCCCCTCGACTCGTGCTGGCGCTGGGCATCCTCGTCGGTCTGGTTCCGTTCGCTCGCGCCCTCTTCCTCGAACCGTGGCGCTTCGGCTACAACTACCGCGTCTACCACTACACCGCGCGTGCCGTCCTCGACGGTCAGCCGATGTACGGCGTCGGCTACTCCGCCGTCGACTCGTTCCACTACCTCTACCCGCCGATAACCGTCGTCGGGTTCGCCGCCCTCTCCTCGCTCGGCGAACTCGGGGGGTACCTGCTCCACACCGCCGGGACAGTCGCCGTCGGCGTCGCCCTCGCGTGGCTCGTCGTGCGGTACGTCGACGGGAGTCCGAGGCAGGGAGGCGAGGACTCGGACGGTGGGTCGACGCCAGCTACCGACGCCGCCCGACCGACCGCGCTCGACGGCGCCCTCGTCGCCGGGTACGTCCTCTGTTCGGTCCACGCGATGCCGTCGCTGCTCTACGGACAGGTCAACGTCCACATCACGGCCGCGCTGGCGCTCGGCGTCGTCTGGCTGGAACACGACCGGGGGTGGGCGAGCGGCACCGCGTTCGCGCTCGCCGCCTTCCTGAAGGTGTTCCCGGCGCTGGTCGGCGTCTGGCTGCTCCGTCGCCGGGCGTGGCGTGGCGTCGTCGCCGCCGTCGCGACGGCGCTCGCCGGGTTCGGACTCGGACTGCTCGCGTTCGGCGCCGACACGACCCGCGAGTACGTCGACGAGGTGCTGCTCGGCCAGACCCGGAGCGCCGCGTTCGTCGGCGGTATCGGCCCCGACGCGGCGTACACGACGCTCCTGCGCCCCGTCTCCGTGCTCGTCCCGTCGCTCGACCCGGCGCTGATGAGCGTCCTCGCCCTCCTCCTCGTCGCGCCCGTCGTCGCCGTCACCTACCGACGACTGGAGACGCGTCTGGACCGACTCGTCGCCGTCTACGTCACGTTCGTCGGGATGCTGCTCGTCGTCCCCGCCTACCCCATCTACTACGTCTACACGTTCTTCCCGCAGGTCGCGCTCTGTTACCTGCTGACCGGTCGGGCGAGGACGCTGTTCCTCGTCGGCGTCGCGGTGACGAACGTCCCGCTCGAACTGAGCCACCTCCGCGAGTACGGGCCCGGCCTGCTCGGGGACGGGGCGCAGGTGCTACTGACGCTGCTCGACGGGCCGCTCACGCTCGCGAGCGTCCACCTGTACGGAGTGCTGGTGACGCTGCTGGCGTGTCTCGTCTACGAACGGGAGCGAGCGGAGCGGGGGTAG
- the asd gene encoding aspartate-semialdehyde dehydrogenase produces the protein MSHTAGILGATGAVGQRLVQLLDPHSEFDIVALTASEDSAGRTYRDAAKWRLDVPIPDEVAEQTVVATDPDAIPDDVDLLFSSLPSSVGERVEPDLCEAGYVVSSNSSNDRNADDVPLVIPEVNADHLDLLEVQRDERGWDGALVKNPNCSTITMVPTLAALDRAFGIDAVRVSTLQAVSGAGYDGVTSMEIIDNAIPHIGGEEQKMESEARKLLGSFDGATVSWHDADVAASCNRIPTLDGHLENVWADLSEDASDDEAADAMREFPSLDLPSSPDPLIHVFEEPERPQPRLDRMHGDGMAVTAGGFRETSGGVQYNCLAHNTIRGAAGASVLNGELLADSGYI, from the coding sequence ATGTCTCACACTGCTGGAATCCTCGGCGCGACCGGGGCCGTCGGCCAGCGACTCGTACAGCTCCTCGACCCGCACTCCGAGTTCGACATCGTCGCACTCACCGCGAGCGAGGACAGCGCGGGCCGGACCTACCGCGACGCCGCGAAGTGGCGACTCGACGTCCCCATCCCGGACGAGGTCGCCGAGCAGACCGTGGTCGCCACCGACCCCGACGCCATCCCGGACGACGTCGACCTCCTGTTCTCCTCGCTCCCGTCCTCGGTCGGCGAACGGGTCGAACCCGACCTCTGCGAGGCGGGCTACGTCGTCTCCTCGAACTCCTCGAACGACCGGAACGCCGACGACGTGCCGCTCGTCATCCCCGAGGTCAACGCCGACCACCTCGACCTCCTCGAAGTACAGCGCGACGAGCGCGGCTGGGACGGCGCACTCGTGAAGAACCCGAACTGCTCGACCATTACGATGGTGCCGACCCTCGCCGCGCTCGACCGCGCGTTCGGCATCGACGCGGTCCGGGTCTCGACGCTCCAGGCCGTCTCCGGTGCGGGCTACGACGGCGTCACCTCGATGGAGATCATCGACAACGCCATCCCGCACATCGGCGGCGAGGAGCAGAAGATGGAGTCCGAGGCACGCAAACTGCTCGGCTCGTTCGACGGGGCGACGGTGTCGTGGCACGACGCCGACGTCGCCGCCTCCTGTAACCGCATCCCGACGCTCGACGGCCACCTGGAGAACGTCTGGGCCGACCTGAGCGAGGACGCGAGCGACGACGAGGCCGCCGACGCGATGCGCGAGTTCCCGAGTCTCGACCTGCCCTCTTCGCCCGACCCCCTCATCCACGTCTTCGAGGAGCCCGAACGTCCACAGCCCCGCCTCGACCGGATGCACGGCGACGGGATGGCCGTCACCGCGGGCGGGTTCCGCGAGACGTCCGGCGGCGTCCAGTACAACTGCCTCGCCCACAACACCATCCGCGGCGCGGCGGGCGCGAGCGTCCTCAACGGCGAACTGCTCGCGGACAGCGGCTACATCTAG